GTGATTTGAAAGCACTCACTGCAAATGAAATTAAAGCAGGATTTAAAGATGTGCCTCAAGTGACAATTTCTAAAGAAACGACGAATATTGTCGATGCGCTCGTTGAAGCAAATATTTCACCTTCAAAACGACAAGCACGTGAAGATGTATCAAATGGCGCAATTTACATTAATGGAGAACGTCAACAAGACTTAAACTATTTACTTTCTGACGATGATAAATATGACGATAGTTTTACGATCATTCGTCGTGGAAAGAAAAAATACTTTATGGTTAATTATGCCTAATATAAAAGTCCCGTATCAGAAATGAATCTGATATGGGACTTTTTAGTTTAGTTAGATGAATCGAGTGTTACTTTAACTTTAATTGATTTTCCATCACGGTTAACAGTAAATGTAACCTGATCACCTGGTTTTTTATCTTTATAAAGATATCCGCGTAAATCTGAATCACTTTCCACTTTGTGACCATCTAGCTCTGTAATAACATCCCCACGTTTTAAATCAATACCTTGTCGAGGGACGTTTGCGACATAAACACCTGAATTAGTATCTAAACGACGTTTGTAGTTATCAGGAATATCTGCAACGTTTATCATTTCAATACCAATTGAAGGACGTTTAACTTCACCATTATTAACAAGCTGTTCGATTACTAGTTTTACTTCATTACTTGGAATTGCAAAACCAATACCTTCTACTTGTGGGGCAGCAATTTTTAAAGTATTTATCCCTACAAGATTGCCATTTAAATCTACTAACGCACCACCTGAATTACCTGGATTTATTGCGGCATCTGTTTGAATCACATTAACCTTATTGCCACCAGCAGCTGTATCCGTCGTAATGGTACGTTCTTTCGCAGAAATTATACCTGAAGTTACTGTGTTAGCAAATTCTAAACCTAACGGATTTCCCATCGCAAAGACACTATCACCCGTTTTAACTTTACTAGAATCTGCAAATGACATTGTTTTAATATCTTCACGGTCTTTAATTTTTAGCACTGCTAAATCTGTTAAAGAATCTTTACCTACCAATTCAGCATCAACTTGATGTGAGTTGTGCAATTGGATCTTAATAGACGAGGCACCTTCAATGACATGATTGTTCGTTACAATATAGGCGTTTTTACCGTCTTTTTGATAAATCACGCCAGAACCAATACCTGAGGGTTTTGATTTCGGTGATTTACCTTGTATTAAGTCCTCTAAATTTTGTGCTTTTTGGACATTAATGACTCCGACAATAGAAGGGGCTTTATCATTAATCATTTCGTTGACTGTTTTATATTTTGTACTTTTACCATCGAGATTGCTTCCTCCAGAACCTTGATGGCTTTCATTAACTTGAGAGCCTGAGTTCGATGAGAAATGTGACGAAACATTTGAAAACAGTTGCACAATTCCAAAAGCGAGTAAACCACCGATTAAACCTGCTGCAAGCGCAATGAGTATCGTTTTAAACCATGGAAATTTTGATTTCGTACGGTAATGTGGTTGAGGGGGGTGGTGTTGATTCGATTGTTGTGAAGGATTAAAATTATCTTCTTCTCTCATAAAATACCTCCTTTATCACTATTATGCAATGTTACAAGCGATTTGACCAGTCAAGAGTCCTCCATCTAAAGTCTTATTTTGAATTGTAGTTGTTGAATTGGAAAGTAAATGATAGAATTTAAAGGGTTATAGTACGAAAAGAAGTGGGTGTTTAAATGTTATACAAATTTATTGCAAAAGCATTAGATCATATTATTGTAAAACGATTACACAATTTAGAAGTGGTAGGTTTAGACCAAAAGCCAGTATCCAATCGCTATGTTGTTACATGTAATCATGAAAGTTATAATGAAATTATTTTATTAGGATTAGCACTTTATCCAAATGAAATCCATTATATGGCGAAACAAGAATTATTTAAAACAAAGTTAATGAATCGCTTTTTTACAGCTTTAAATGCTTTTCCAGTCAATAGAGAAAACCCTGGACCAAGCACACTTAAAATACCTGTTAAAATATTAAATGCGAATAAAACTGTGGGAATTTTTCCTTCTGGCCACCGTACTTCTGTTGAAGTTCCTTTAAAACGAGGAGCTGCAACGATTGCAATGTTAGGTAAAGCGCCAATCCTACCAGCAGCATATGTAGGACCAACTAAAATTTTACATATGTTTACGAAAAAAGCATATATCAAATTCGGCGAACCAATTGATACAACAGAAATTCCAAAAGCATTAACGCGTCAAGAAAAAGTAGACTATATTACTACGATTTTGACTGAGCGTACACGTGAGTTACAAAAAGAGTTGAATGCCTACGTAGAGGCTAAATAATATCTGATAAATGGGCAAGAAGATTATAAAAAATAACCATGCTTTATGGTATTTATAATTAACTTGCTCATTTTTTATGTTATAGTTACTTTATCTGAAAATTCTGTTTATGGAGGTTGCGAGATGGATAGAGTCATTTTATTTGATGTAGATGGTGTTTTTTTAGATGAGAGTAGATGTTTTGATGTGTCTGCATTGGCAGTTTATGAACTGCTATTTGATAAAACTTATATGAATTTAGGTTCAAAAATAGATTTATCACGAATTCAAGATTCGCAAATTCAAGCAATTCGCAAAGAAATTTTTGAAGATGATTTAATTTTAAATAAGCTTAAATCGTTAGGTGTGAACTCTAATTGGGATATGTTATTTATCGTGTTTTCAATTCATTTGATACATTTGTTAAAGCAACTGCCTTTAGAAGAACAAATTTCATTTTTGGAATCAGAGATTATTACACAATCTCAGTTGCAAAACATAGGTTTAAAAGTGACGCAAAAAGTGATTGATTTTGCCAAACCTTTAGATTTTCTAAATCGTGCTGCTCAAGGTAAAAAAGAGCTTTATCATGCTCTGATGTCGTATGCAAAATCACACTTAAACTACGAGAATGTCGCACTTTTCGACATTCAAAGTCCATTATGGCAATTTGCGCAATCGATTTATCAAGAATGGTACTTAGGGGGAGCGTTGTTTGAAGAAATTGAAGCGCAACCGGCAAAAACGAATTTTAAAAAGGGATACATTTATAACGAAAAAGTGATTGTCCCTGTTGAAGAAATAAAGGATTTACTTCATACGCTTAAAGACGAGGGATATCGCGTAGGTATTGCGACAGGACGAACACGAGCAGAAACATTGATTCCATTTGAGGCATTAGGTATTTTATCGCTATTTGACGAGTATCATATTGCTACCGCAAGTGAAGTGATAGATGTTGAAACAGAATATCCAGAATTAAAACCCTTAGGTAAACCTAATCCTTTTACCTATCTTGTAGCGTTTTTCGGTAATGATAAAAAATCTTACGAGGATTATGCAACAAATCAAGAGAATCGTGTTAACAAAACACACGTTACGATTGTTGGAGATTCTCTTGCAGATTTACTGTGTTCTAAAAAAATAAACGCGACTTTTATTGGGACATTAACGGGTTTAAAAGGAAGAGAGGCCAAAAAAGAATTAGAGGCACATCAAGCAGATTACATTGTCAACAATGTGCTTGATATTAAAAACATATTATTATCGAATAAATAACGGTTTATAAAATGACAACGTTAGCCGATGCCATTGCATGTTAAACATTTAAAAGCTAGAAGTGTATGGAAATCATGAAATTTCATCCACTCCTAGCTTTTTGGTTATGATTTTAATGTGACAGGGGTTACAGAATGAAACCCTTCAATATTTAATAAATCATTTTCAACATCATCATGAATAGGGTTATCAATAGATAAAATCATCATTGCTTTTCCACCAACGTGTGTACGACCTAAATGCATAGAAGCAATATTAACGTCATATTCTCCTAGGATTTGTCCAGTTTTACCAACAATACCAGGACGGTCATGGTGATGAATTAAAAGTTGATATTGTTCTGGCTTAAAATCAACAGGATAATCATTAATTCTAACAATTCGAGGGCCAAAACCGTTGAGTACAGTTGCACCTATTTTGACACGATCACCTTTATTAATGAGTTCTAATTCAATATAGTTACTAAATCCTTTTTTGCGTTTCGTTTTTTCAATGGTATATGTGACATTTTGTTCATTTAAAAGCACTAATGCATTGATTAAATTGACATGATCACCCATATCTTGTTGTAATACACCTTTTACAAGTGTACGTGTAATTAGACTCGTGTCATCTAAAGCCAAATCTCCTGCGTACGTAATTTTGAGTTCACGTGGCGCTTTTGGTAATAATTGTATACCCACTTGTCCAGTCATCTTTGCGAGTTGGACAAAGGGTTGCAACGCTTCATCTTCATTAAAAATAACATTTGGCGCATTGACTGCATGAGAAATATTTTGATGTAACAATATATCTACAATGTCTTGAGCAACTGAAACTGCTACCTTTTCTTGTGCTTCAATTGTTGATGCGCCGAGATGAGGCGTGACAATGACTTTAGGGTGACGTGTTAATGGGGAATGCGTTGCGGGTTCATTTTCAAAAACATCTAAAGCTGCCCCGGCGATTTGATTGTGATTTAGCGCTTCAATCAATGCTGCTTCATCAATGATACCTCCACGTGCGACATTAATAATTCTTAAACTTGGTTTAGCTTGTTGAAAGAATGATGCACCAATAATTCCTTTTGTTTTTTCAGTTAATGGGGTATGTACTGTAACAAAATCAGCGCTTTGAGCAATCTCATCTACTGTTGCACGTGTAAAATCAAGTTCTTTTGCTTTGTCCTCAGATAGATAAGGGTCATACGCTAAAATTGACATCCCAAAACTTTGAAGGCGTTTAGCTACACCGATGCCAATACGTCCTGTGCCGATGACGCCTAAAGTTTTACGATATAATTCAGTCCCTCTAAAAGACTTTCGATCCCAATTCCCTTGAGTTAATGAAGCGTGTGCTTGAGGTATATTTCGAGCCATAGCTAAAATCATTGCTACTGAATGTTCAGTTGCAGAAATGGTATTGCCATTTGGGGCATTAATCACAATAATCCCTTGTTTTGTTGCGAATTCAAGATCGATATTATCTACACCTACGCCTGCACGCGCCACAACTTTTAATTGTTTACCTGCTTTTAAAATTGCCTCTGTAACTTGTGTTTGACTGCGAACGATAAGTGCATGAAATTCTGGAATACGTTGAATAAGTTCATCTTCGCTCAAACCAGTATCATGGACGACATGAAAATGAGCGTCATCAGTCAGCGCTTTTAAGCCATCTTCTGAAATTGGATCTGCGACAAGTACTTTATATAACATCTTTTAAAACCTCCATAAACGCAGTAGTGCCTTTTCCGACTAAAGATTCCTGTCTATGTTTAGTCAAAATAAGTTCTAAAGCTGAAATAAATGATAATAATGTAAACGGCGAAACATCAGCCATATGTCCCACACGTAAAATGTGACCTTTTAAATGGCCTTGACCTCCCGCAATAGTAATATTGAACTGATCTTTTAGCGCATTTTTAATTGTTACTAGTTCCGTATTATTTTTGGGCAAGAAAGCTGTAACAGTGGGGGATGCGACCTCATCTTTTACCAAGAGCTCAAGATCCAATGCGTTTAAAGCTACACGGACTGCATCACGTAATTGATAATGTTGTTGTACGATGTTTTCAAACCCGATGGCGTCAATATAACGTTTATATGCGATAACGCCTCGAAATGCTGAAATGTTTGGTGTATACGGTGTAGATGATTGCTGCAAAGATTTATGATGTTTTGACAAATCTAAATAAAACTTAGGCATTTGATTGTGTTGGAATGCCTTTAGCGCACGTTCGTTATATGCGACAAAAGCTATACCTGGAGGTAACCCCATCGCTTTTTGGCTTCCTGATACTAGAATATCAATTTGATCACGCTGCATATTAACATCAACAGCACCGATGCAACTCACACCATCAACTACATAAAAAATGGATGCATCAAAATGTTTTAATGCAATTCCTAGTTCAGCAACAGGATGTAAAACTGCAGTAGATGTTTCACAATATTGTGTAAAAACAGCTTTGATGTGATGACCTAAATGTTTGATAAAGTTCATAACTTCCTCTGTATCGAAAGCTTCTCCCCAGGTAACGTGATATACATGGACGTTTGAATAATATGTTTGAGCAATTTGCTTAAAACGGTTTCCAAATGCGCCAGAGACAATCACTACAATATGGTCTTCAGTATCAAGTAAATTCACCATACTTGCTTCGAGTGCGCTTGTACCACTGGAAGAAAGTATCATGACATCATGTTGACTCCCAAAAACCACTTTAAGAGCATGGAAGGCTTCCTTAGCAATTTTTTCAAAGTCGGATGAACGATGTCCCACCATGGGTAAATTCATTTCAGCTTGAATATGTGCGGCAATAGGTGTTGGGCCAGGTGTTAATAATGTGGGATGATTAAAGTACATAAGAAACCTCCTTGAGTAAGATTTTTTAATTTTAACAAATATTCAGATAAATTAACAGAAAAAATTTCACGGAACTTTTTTTCGTGAAATTAAATATAAATTAATGGATTGATTTTAATTGGCACGTTTCCGCGTAAGCTATTAGAGACCATACAGTTACGATCGGCAATATGAAGCAATCGTTCCAAGCGTTGATGAAGTTTTTGTTTTGATTCGAAATCTTGTACATAAATATTTACATGGTGTGTGATTTCTTCCATAGTAAATATTTGGTGTCTTAATGAGGCTGTACCAATTGTAGACACATTTAACTTTTTCACTTTAATATGGGCACGTTCTAACGTTGCTGCTAACGATATTGTAAAACAACTCCCAGCAGCGCTGACTAATAATTCGTCAGGGTTTGTACCGATGCCTGTGCCACCAAGACTGTTGGGAATAGAAAATTGTTCGTGAATCTCATCACCATGAAGTTTACCCACACTATTGCGTCCACCTTGCCATTCGAAATTTACTTTAAATGCGTGTTGAGTCATTTCAGTTCATTCCTCCTAATATTATGTTAAGTTAAGTGTAGTAGAATTTTGTATCATTTGAAAGGATGTATCGTGAATGAAATTGAGTAAACCATTTAAAGGCTTTAAAATAGTTGCACATCGAGGTTTAGCTGAAACCTATCCTGAAAATACGAAAGTGGCCTATCAAGCTGCGCTCGGAAGACATATCGATATGCTTGAAATTGATTTACATATGACTAAAGATGGGGCGCTCGTTGCAATACATGATGAGACTATTGATCGTACTTCAAATGGGAGGGGAGAGATAAAAGAATATACTTTAGATGAATTGCGACAATATGATTTTGGGAGTTGGAAAGCATCGTTTAAACATGAAGACATTATGACTTTTGATGAAATTTTAACACTTTGTAAAAATTATTCGAAAATGCTATTGATAGAGATTAAAACACCGAGAAAGTATCCAGGTATTGAAAAAGCGGTCATTCAAAAAATAAAAAATCAACAGTTTCCTCATCATCGTGTAATTATTCAATCTTTTGATATGAAATCCATTCAACAATTGCATGCATTAACGCCTTACATCACGTTAGGTGTTTTAATTAGTAAACGAAAATACTGGCTCAAACAACCACCATTTAAAGACATAGCGGAGTTTGCTGATTTTGTAAATCCAAACTATAAATTGGTGAATCCTAAATTTATGCAACGTGCACATTGCGAAGGGCTCAAAGTGATGCCATATACCGTTAATACATTAGATGTAGCCAAACACATGATTAAATTAGGTGTCGATGGTCTAATTACAGATGCACCACACCGACTATTCAAACTATAAATTTACATACTAAAAAAGGATAATGAAAATGATACGAATTCATTTTCATTATCCTTTTTTAATTCAATATGCATCTATTGGGATATTTGTTCATGAATATCTTTAAGATTTCATGCACGACTGTATTATAGGTTATTTAATTGTTGATAGGCGCCGATTGCGACTGCTAAATCAAAATGTGCTGCACCCACACATTTAAAAATTGTGATATCTTCAGTTGCTTGACGTAACATGTTCTGGTTTAAAACGATTGATTTTAAATCACCATCTATGTCATTAAATTGGAAAATATGTCGTTTATTTGCCTCAATAAATTCGCCCGCTTCTTCTTTCACACCTTCAATATCATCAAAAACGATATGGTTAGCGTATGGGAATAGTTGATAATCCATTTCTATCATTTCAGGTCTATAGGAGCCAATTCCATTAATATGTGTACCAGGTTGAATGTCTTGAGCTTGAAACACAGGAGTTGTAGATTGTGTTTGGCAATTAATAATATCTGAATGACGTGCCAAAGTTGTCACATCTTTGGCTACTTCAACGTCTAGATGGGGGAATATTGCTTCAATGCGTGCTTTGAATAAATTTGCTTTTTCCGTTGTACGATTATAAAGTAAAACTTTTTTGATAGGTCGAACCTCTAAATTTCCTAATAGTTGTTCGTAAGCCATACCTCCAGTACCGATTAAACCAAGTGTTTCACTTTCTTTATTACTCATATATTTTGAAGCGATGCCACTTAGAGCACCTGTACGAAGTCGGGTTAAGTAACTACCATCGATGCTAGCAAGGTGTTCGCCAGTGTTAATATCGGTCAAAATGATATTAGCTTGTGTCGTAGGACGTCCGTGTTGAGGGTTATTAGGTGTAATGGAGGTGATTTTTATCATACCAAGCTGTTTTCCTTTATGAATAGAAGGCATATATAACATCGATTGTGCACCTTCACCGGTTGGAATCACTAGACGCTGTGTTTGTGTTACATGTTCAATATCTTTGAATAAGTCTTCAATATCCCTAATCGCATCTTTCATTTGGTATGCTGATTTGACGTCACTTTCATTCCAAATCTTCATTGACTTTCACTCCTTCACTTTTGATGTTAGTATACGTAAAATTATATACAAAGTAAAAGGGGGTATAAAAGTACGAATGGTCACCTTAAAAAAAGAATCGAATATCCGCACTGTAAACATATAAAAACACCACCATGCATCGCATGATGGTGTTTGGAACATATTAACGAGAGTAATACTCAACGATTAATTGTTCATTAATTTCAGCTGGTAATTCGCTACGCTCAGGAAGACGAACGAACGTACCTTTTAAGTTATCAGCATCAAATTCTAAGTAATCTGGAACGAAATTGTTAATTTCGATTGATTCTTCGATGATTGCTAATTTTTGTGATTTCTCACGTACAGTGATAACTTGACCAGGTTTTAAAGTGTATGATGGAATGTCAACACGTTTACCATCTACTTCAACATGACCATGACCTACTAATTGACGTGCTTGACGACGTGTACGTGCTAAACCTAAAGCATAAAC
The sequence above is a segment of the Staphylococcus hyicus genome. Coding sequences within it:
- a CDS encoding ornithine cyclodeaminase family protein, with translation MKIWNESDVKSAYQMKDAIRDIEDLFKDIEHVTQTQRLVIPTGEGAQSMLYMPSIHKGKQLGMIKITSITPNNPQHGRPTTQANIILTDINTGEHLASIDGSYLTRLRTGALSGIASKYMSNKESETLGLIGTGGMAYEQLLGNLEVRPIKKVLLYNRTTEKANLFKARIEAIFPHLDVEVAKDVTTLARHSDIINCQTQSTTPVFQAQDIQPGTHINGIGSYRPEMIEMDYQLFPYANHIVFDDIEGVKEEAGEFIEANKRHIFQFNDIDGDLKSIVLNQNMLRQATEDITIFKCVGAAHFDLAVAIGAYQQLNNL
- a CDS encoding HAD family hydrolase; translation: MDRVILFDVDGVFLDESRCFDVSALAVYELLFDKTYMNLGSKIDLSRIQDSQIQAIRKEIFEDDLILNKLKSLGVNSNWDMLFIVFSIHLIHLLKQLPLEEQISFLESEIITQSQLQNIGLKVTQKVIDFAKPLDFLNRAAQGKKELYHALMSYAKSHLNYENVALFDIQSPLWQFAQSIYQEWYLGGALFEEIEAQPAKTNFKKGYIYNEKVIVPVEEIKDLLHTLKDEGYRVGIATGRTRAETLIPFEALGILSLFDEYHIATASEVIDVETEYPELKPLGKPNPFTYLVAFFGNDKKSYEDYATNQENRVNKTHVTIVGDSLADLLCSKKINATFIGTLTGLKGREAKKELEAHQADYIVNNVLDIKNILLSNK
- the rpsD gene encoding 30S ribosomal protein S4, coding for MARFRGSSWKKSRRLGISLSGTGKELEKRPYAPGQHGPTQRKKLSEYGLQLREKQKLRYLYGMTERQFRNTFEAAGKQGGIHGENFMILLASRLDAVVYALGLARTRRQARQLVGHGHVEVDGKRVDIPSYTLKPGQVITVREKSQKLAIIEESIEINNFVPDYLEFDADNLKGTFVRLPERSELPAEINEQLIVEYYSR
- a CDS encoding glycerophosphodiester phosphodiesterase; translation: MKLSKPFKGFKIVAHRGLAETYPENTKVAYQAALGRHIDMLEIDLHMTKDGALVAIHDETIDRTSNGRGEIKEYTLDELRQYDFGSWKASFKHEDIMTFDEILTLCKNYSKMLLIEIKTPRKYPGIEKAVIQKIKNQQFPHHRVIIQSFDMKSIQQLHALTPYITLGVLISKRKYWLKQPPFKDIAEFADFVNPNYKLVNPKFMQRAHCEGLKVMPYTVNTLDVAKHMIKLGVDGLITDAPHRLFKL
- a CDS encoding SACOL1771 family peroxiredoxin; this encodes MTQHAFKVNFEWQGGRNSVGKLHGDEIHEQFSIPNSLGGTGIGTNPDELLVSAAGSCFTISLAATLERAHIKVKKLNVSTIGTASLRHQIFTMEEITHHVNIYVQDFESKQKLHQRLERLLHIADRNCMVSNSLRGNVPIKINPLIYI
- a CDS encoding lysophospholipid acyltransferase family protein, whose translation is MLYKFIAKALDHIIVKRLHNLEVVGLDQKPVSNRYVVTCNHESYNEIILLGLALYPNEIHYMAKQELFKTKLMNRFFTALNAFPVNRENPGPSTLKIPVKILNANKTVGIFPSGHRTSVEVPLKRGAATIAMLGKAPILPAAYVGPTKILHMFTKKAYIKFGEPIDTTEIPKALTRQEKVDYITTILTERTRELQKELNAYVEAK
- the serA gene encoding phosphoglycerate dehydrogenase, yielding MLYKVLVADPISEDGLKALTDDAHFHVVHDTGLSEDELIQRIPEFHALIVRSQTQVTEAILKAGKQLKVVARAGVGVDNIDLEFATKQGIIVINAPNGNTISATEHSVAMILAMARNIPQAHASLTQGNWDRKSFRGTELYRKTLGVIGTGRIGIGVAKRLQSFGMSILAYDPYLSEDKAKELDFTRATVDEIAQSADFVTVHTPLTEKTKGIIGASFFQQAKPSLRIINVARGGIIDEAALIEALNHNQIAGAALDVFENEPATHSPLTRHPKVIVTPHLGASTIEAQEKVAVSVAQDIVDILLHQNISHAVNAPNVIFNEDEALQPFVQLAKMTGQVGIQLLPKAPRELKITYAGDLALDDTSLITRTLVKGVLQQDMGDHVNLINALVLLNEQNVTYTIEKTKRKKGFSNYIELELINKGDRVKIGATVLNGFGPRIVRINDYPVDFKPEQYQLLIHHHDRPGIVGKTGQILGEYDVNIASMHLGRTHVGGKAMMILSIDNPIHDDVENDLLNIEGFHSVTPVTLKS
- a CDS encoding S1C family serine protease; its protein translation is MREEDNFNPSQQSNQHHPPQPHYRTKSKFPWFKTILIALAAGLIGGLLAFGIVQLFSNVSSHFSSNSGSQVNESHQGSGGSNLDGKSTKYKTVNEMINDKAPSIVGVINVQKAQNLEDLIQGKSPKSKPSGIGSGVIYQKDGKNAYIVTNNHVIEGASSIKIQLHNSHQVDAELVGKDSLTDLAVLKIKDREDIKTMSFADSSKVKTGDSVFAMGNPLGLEFANTVTSGIISAKERTITTDTAAGGNKVNVIQTDAAINPGNSGGALVDLNGNLVGINTLKIAAPQVEGIGFAIPSNEVKLVIEQLVNNGEVKRPSIGIEMINVADIPDNYKRRLDTNSGVYVANVPRQGIDLKRGDVITELDGHKVESDSDLRGYLYKDKKPGDQVTFTVNRDGKSIKVKVTLDSSN
- a CDS encoding pyridoxal-phosphate-dependent aminotransferase family protein, whose protein sequence is MYFNHPTLLTPGPTPIAAHIQAEMNLPMVGHRSSDFEKIAKEAFHALKVVFGSQHDVMILSSSGTSALEASMVNLLDTEDHIVVIVSGAFGNRFKQIAQTYYSNVHVYHVTWGEAFDTEEVMNFIKHLGHHIKAVFTQYCETSTAVLHPVAELGIALKHFDASIFYVVDGVSCIGAVDVNMQRDQIDILVSGSQKAMGLPPGIAFVAYNERALKAFQHNQMPKFYLDLSKHHKSLQQSSTPYTPNISAFRGVIAYKRYIDAIGFENIVQQHYQLRDAVRVALNALDLELLVKDEVASPTVTAFLPKNNTELVTIKNALKDQFNITIAGGQGHLKGHILRVGHMADVSPFTLLSFISALELILTKHRQESLVGKGTTAFMEVLKDVI